Proteins from one Dermacentor variabilis isolate Ectoservices chromosome 1, ASM5094787v1, whole genome shotgun sequence genomic window:
- the LOC142558069 gene encoding cuticle protein 10.9-like, whose product MTLALAAVFFALLALANAGYHGHQGGHSNTYRKQNDYGEYSFGYDIVDGYGSIHGRHETGSKHGPVVGSYYLGNIDGRHRHVHYVADKWGFRAMVKTNEPGTKTSLPAAAPYHSANGKHVPAYGISGYGHGGYGGYHG is encoded by the exons ATGACGCTCGCACTC GCTGCTGTCTTTTTTGCACTCCTGGCCCTGGCAAATGCTGGTTACCACGGGCATCAAGGAGGTCACAGCAACACGTACAGGAAGCAGAAC GACTACGGTGAATACTCGTTCGGTTACGACATTGTGGACGGCTACGGCAGTATCCACGGCCGTCACGAGACCGGCTCCAAGCACGGACCAGTGGTGGGCTCCTACTACCTGGGCAACATCGACGGCCGCCACAGGCACGTGCACTATGTGGCCGACAAGTGGGGCTTCCGTGCGATGGTCAAGACAAACGAGCCCGGCACCAAGACGAGCCTACCGGCCGCCGCACCCTACCACTCGGCCAACGGAAAGCACGTGCCCGCGTACGGCATCTCTGGCTACGGCCATGGCGGTTACGGCGGATACCACGGCTAG